One window from the genome of Corynebacterium sp. SCR221107 encodes:
- a CDS encoding S8 family serine peptidase, protein MKRRAILAAAVVYSTFVSPSHAQEQAESTQMIVRTSDLDGTVAGLIKMTCSDVSTFDLGLSMSLLDCELKPGISDAELALQLSNDSNVQWYEKDEKAMVVEKQHVTRALHLAQQQSAAAQTPDLHWNIESFGFREAWKHSKGAGASVAVLDSGITAHPALETAAAPGVDVIAKPANSRDGDGRDNDPTDPGNWTEVGQCGNDDFIPSTFHGTMVAGAVADSGSNPFGVIGTAPEARIVPVRIAGPCGAAVSDMISGILWSAGYEVEGVTTRDTPVDVINISYALRKECSPGLQEAIDAARQKGVSIVTSAGNYSEDAALYSPGNCQGVINVGATNLELGQAKTSNGGEAVAIYGPGGDYADDVAVATTEGQRGPEQFSYRYRGGTSIAAPHVAGALALLKSHYPNTPTEALEQALLKSATAIAGIKVLNVGNAFTILPEAESPSGSSLSS, encoded by the coding sequence ATGAAACGGAGAGCAATTCTTGCCGCTGCCGTCGTGTACTCAACTTTTGTTTCTCCGTCCCACGCGCAGGAGCAAGCTGAATCAACACAAATGATCGTCCGCACATCTGACCTCGATGGGACTGTTGCTGGTCTCATCAAGATGACATGCTCGGACGTTTCTACCTTTGACCTTGGCCTCAGCATGTCACTACTGGACTGTGAGCTGAAGCCCGGCATATCCGACGCCGAACTTGCCTTGCAACTTAGCAATGATTCCAACGTGCAGTGGTATGAAAAGGACGAGAAGGCAATGGTCGTCGAAAAGCAGCATGTGACCCGCGCCCTTCACCTTGCCCAGCAACAGAGCGCCGCAGCGCAGACACCAGACTTGCATTGGAACATTGAGAGCTTCGGGTTTCGCGAGGCATGGAAGCATTCCAAGGGAGCTGGAGCATCAGTAGCTGTACTTGATTCGGGAATCACCGCACACCCAGCACTTGAAACTGCTGCAGCACCGGGAGTGGATGTGATCGCAAAGCCAGCCAACTCTCGCGACGGCGACGGACGGGACAACGATCCCACAGACCCTGGAAACTGGACAGAAGTGGGTCAATGCGGCAATGACGACTTCATCCCCTCGACTTTTCACGGCACGATGGTAGCTGGTGCCGTCGCCGACAGCGGCAGCAATCCGTTCGGTGTCATTGGCACAGCACCGGAGGCTAGGATCGTGCCGGTGCGCATAGCTGGCCCTTGCGGAGCCGCGGTCAGCGACATGATCTCTGGGATCTTATGGTCAGCAGGTTACGAGGTCGAAGGTGTCACTACTCGGGACACGCCAGTTGATGTCATTAACATCTCTTATGCGCTCCGCAAGGAATGTTCTCCCGGACTACAAGAGGCAATCGATGCTGCGAGACAGAAAGGGGTAAGCATTGTCACGTCAGCTGGAAACTACAGCGAAGACGCAGCACTCTACAGCCCCGGCAACTGCCAAGGAGTCATCAACGTAGGCGCCACCAATCTCGAACTGGGTCAAGCCAAGACCTCGAATGGTGGCGAAGCTGTAGCCATTTATGGCCCAGGTGGCGACTACGCAGACGATGTGGCAGTCGCAACGACAGAAGGGCAACGAGGGCCCGAACAGTTTTCTTACCGCTACCGAGGTGGCACCTCCATTGCGGCACCGCACGTAGCCGGCGCACTGGCACTTCTGAAAAGCCACTACCCGAACACTCCAACTGAAGCACTGGAACAAGCACTCCTGAAATCAGCAACTGCCATTGCAGGTATCAAGGTATTAAACGTTGGCAACGCCTTCACCATCCTGCCGGAAGCAGAGTCCCCTAGTGGAAGCAGTTTGTCCTCTTAG
- a CDS encoding HTTM domain-containing protein: MVRIGFGIAILLSIVPDIPAWNSVWGAERSFLPTSANTAAVSHDWHSLLLVGVCALTALTMSLGFLTRLSTLGTLITYRSLCDNNPLLTDGGDNLLHIALIFLILTNASDVWSFDARFRRRHPFSLSTQSWYLPIANCAWMLFVFQVCVVYTIAGLAKVAGNTWLAGEGVSRSLTSIQFQNFPWLSNFMLGFEWVLIPASFLTVFMQIYFPFLVLNKWSRIPTLIMFFLFHASIGIVMGLVSFAVVMISAEMAFVRDSSVLRARKFLHSRHVETQEAKSTRSEKPLARVGFVRTFRNEIAS, from the coding sequence ATGGTCCGAATCGGTTTCGGTATTGCCATCCTCTTATCAATCGTTCCCGACATCCCGGCGTGGAATTCCGTCTGGGGTGCAGAACGAAGTTTCCTTCCGACATCAGCAAACACGGCTGCGGTGAGCCACGACTGGCACTCGCTCCTGTTGGTCGGTGTCTGTGCGTTGACCGCACTTACCATGTCGCTGGGATTTCTCACCCGCCTGAGTACCCTCGGCACGCTCATCACTTACCGCTCTCTGTGCGATAACAACCCGCTTTTGACAGATGGCGGCGACAACCTCCTTCATATTGCCTTGATCTTTCTGATCTTGACCAATGCATCAGACGTGTGGAGTTTCGACGCTCGATTTCGCCGCCGTCACCCATTCTCGCTATCAACACAATCCTGGTACCTGCCGATCGCGAACTGTGCCTGGATGCTTTTCGTCTTTCAAGTGTGCGTCGTCTATACCATCGCCGGCTTGGCCAAAGTAGCTGGTAATACGTGGCTTGCTGGAGAGGGTGTTAGTCGTAGTCTCACCTCAATTCAATTTCAGAACTTCCCGTGGCTAAGCAATTTCATGCTCGGTTTCGAATGGGTTTTGATCCCTGCATCATTCCTCACGGTGTTTATGCAGATCTACTTCCCATTCCTCGTGCTCAACAAATGGAGCCGGATTCCAACTCTCATCATGTTCTTCCTATTCCATGCTTCGATTGGCATCGTCATGGGGTTGGTCAGTTTTGCCGTCGTCATGATCTCTGCCGAGATGGCCTTCGTCCGAGATAGCTCGGTACTCCGAGCCAGAAAATTCCTACACAGTCGGCACGTGGAAACACAAGAAGCCAAAAGTACTAGGTCCGAAAAGCCTTTGGCCCGAGTGGGTTTCGTCCGCACATTCCGAAACGAGATAGCCTCATGA
- a CDS encoding DUF5819 family protein, with product MSTPTYSKLRRGVTVLGLASTVTFALLTVTYNLPESHMRNQFTAVDNIMDPVFTQRWTLFAPDAPVSDVGILAKYESDDEQKEYVNLTSPEIAQSREGIIPRKSTREMGSLAQSYISSEEAVLGKTSDATVPPFAFLATNEQVTQAAEEIEESHPLLVESLTKDNERLALAALERLGGNELKKRCHEDGGTITIRLVAVSIPGLDDQREEPGIRTLKPLTCGVDFDAVK from the coding sequence ATGTCGACACCCACTTACTCCAAACTTCGGCGCGGGGTGACAGTGCTGGGATTAGCCTCCACCGTCACCTTTGCGTTGTTAACCGTGACCTACAACCTGCCAGAGAGCCATATGCGCAACCAATTCACCGCCGTCGACAACATCATGGATCCGGTATTCACGCAGCGATGGACACTGTTTGCACCAGATGCCCCGGTCAGCGACGTCGGCATCCTCGCAAAATACGAGTCGGATGACGAGCAGAAGGAGTACGTCAACCTTACAAGTCCTGAGATCGCGCAAAGCCGCGAGGGGATCATCCCACGGAAGTCCACCCGAGAAATGGGTTCGCTGGCGCAGTCGTACATTTCCAGCGAAGAAGCCGTACTCGGCAAGACCTCCGATGCAACCGTGCCGCCATTCGCTTTCCTCGCCACCAATGAACAAGTCACACAGGCGGCCGAAGAAATCGAGGAAAGCCATCCTCTTCTCGTGGAATCTCTTACCAAGGACAACGAACGTCTCGCCCTCGCCGCTTTGGAACGACTTGGAGGAAACGAACTAAAGAAGCGCTGTCACGAAGATGGCGGAACCATCACCATCCGCCTGGTCGCAGTTTCCATTCCTGGCCTTGATGACCAGCGCGAAGAACCGGGGATTCGCACTTTAAAGCCGCTAACTTGTGGGGTTGATTTCGATGCAGTTAAGTAA
- a CDS encoding ArsR/SmtB family transcription factor, with protein MENQLGDFTDLAFRLARLEERVAILERGERAQPGLRNEDVEAERSATNGLSGSISFSGNIALNGSPLNYQWHRSVHFLCEEAWDRSLERLATLAHPVRRTILAELLGQPRTVLELVGQGIVSSTGKAYHHLGEMQSGGWVAKDNEGRYSIPAARILPLLVLVAAAEEH; from the coding sequence ATGGAAAATCAACTAGGTGATTTCACTGATCTTGCTTTCAGGCTTGCTCGCTTGGAAGAAAGAGTGGCAATCCTTGAACGAGGTGAGCGAGCACAGCCCGGGCTCCGCAATGAGGACGTGGAAGCCGAACGGTCGGCAACTAATGGGTTGTCCGGCTCTATCAGTTTCTCTGGCAACATCGCACTGAACGGTTCTCCGCTGAACTATCAATGGCATCGCTCCGTGCATTTTCTTTGTGAGGAAGCATGGGATCGTAGCTTGGAGCGCTTAGCAACGCTGGCCCATCCTGTGCGCCGCACGATTCTGGCTGAGCTGCTGGGGCAGCCGCGTACGGTGCTCGAATTAGTGGGACAGGGCATTGTATCTTCAACCGGTAAGGCCTATCACCATTTAGGTGAAATGCAGTCCGGTGGGTGGGTAGCTAAGGACAACGAAGGACGATACTCCATTCCGGCTGCCCGAATCTTGCCATTGTTGGTTTTGGTCGCTGCCGCTGAGGAGCATTGA
- a CDS encoding serine hydrolase domain-containing protein has translation MSPLDAKKAVSTVAIVLLIALSFFGTPPLPKAMQSSQGDEELAEKVRQLLESKHSAVSVVYLDNGAVRFAGFGTTPDTEFEIASLTKTFTAELFRIELASGRITERTTVSEISPHRFADTEIGDVTMAELANHTSGLPRVGSIGVWPTVKALIGRNPYQGISVERVYEIAGESALKGRGEYHYSNVGYALLGNLLAENRGESFAEVLHAEILGPLNMDRTFLMEEGSVSASAPRGYNGAGYEAQPWEMSGFLPAAGLRSTPQDLAKYAEYLCNVGISPSSWLEKENGEVFVHDGESFGFASALVVAPGRKQALFILSNRSESVLDSAVTLFKDLEDM, from the coding sequence ATGAGTCCTCTTGATGCCAAAAAGGCCGTCTCTACTGTGGCAATCGTCCTATTGATCGCGCTGTCCTTTTTCGGCACCCCTCCGTTGCCGAAAGCTATGCAGAGCTCACAAGGAGATGAGGAGCTGGCGGAAAAGGTCCGGCAACTACTGGAGAGTAAACACTCAGCAGTCTCAGTGGTGTATCTGGATAACGGGGCGGTACGTTTTGCGGGTTTCGGGACCACCCCCGATACTGAGTTTGAAATCGCGTCTCTCACAAAGACTTTCACTGCCGAGCTGTTTCGAATTGAGCTCGCCAGCGGCAGGATAACGGAGCGAACAACCGTGTCCGAGATCTCTCCGCATCGGTTTGCCGATACCGAGATAGGTGATGTGACAATGGCCGAGTTGGCAAACCACACTAGTGGTCTGCCCCGAGTGGGCAGTATCGGCGTGTGGCCGACAGTCAAGGCCCTGATCGGGAGGAACCCATACCAGGGGATTTCAGTGGAACGGGTGTATGAGATCGCTGGCGAATCAGCGTTGAAAGGTCGAGGGGAGTATCACTACTCCAACGTAGGTTATGCGCTATTGGGCAACCTCTTGGCGGAAAACAGAGGTGAGTCTTTTGCGGAAGTGCTGCACGCAGAGATTCTGGGTCCGTTGAATATGGATAGAACATTTCTCATGGAAGAGGGGAGTGTTTCCGCCTCTGCCCCGCGCGGATACAACGGCGCGGGATATGAGGCGCAGCCTTGGGAAATGTCGGGATTCCTGCCTGCAGCCGGGCTCCGTTCAACTCCTCAAGATTTAGCCAAATATGCCGAGTATCTCTGCAACGTGGGAATCTCTCCTAGCAGCTGGCTGGAGAAAGAAAACGGAGAGGTGTTTGTACATGACGGCGAATCCTTCGGCTTTGCCTCCGCACTTGTGGTAGCACCTGGGCGTAAGCAAGCGCTGTTTATCTTGTCGAACCGCTCGGAATCTGTACTGGACAGTGCGGTCACCTTGTTCAAAGATCTGGAGGATATGTAG
- a CDS encoding RDD family protein: MVPSLIWKRGIATTIDYFLLAGVFAVGALFGGPSFHGRDLVVVTAAIYAAIAIMQALWGKTPGKLLCGLSVVSRNGGVPSWWASFTRNAWILFGAVPVIGEVVEVLVVSVLLVTMHRDSSHRGLHDVFTETATVKG; this comes from the coding sequence ATGGTTCCTTCGTTGATCTGGAAACGGGGTATCGCAACGACTATCGACTACTTCTTGCTTGCAGGGGTATTCGCTGTCGGTGCCTTGTTTGGGGGGCCGTCATTTCACGGCCGAGACCTTGTAGTGGTCACCGCGGCTATCTATGCCGCCATTGCGATAATGCAGGCGCTTTGGGGGAAAACTCCAGGCAAGCTTCTCTGCGGTCTTTCGGTCGTAAGTCGGAATGGCGGAGTGCCGAGCTGGTGGGCCAGTTTCACGCGAAATGCGTGGATATTGTTTGGAGCAGTGCCGGTGATTGGCGAGGTAGTTGAAGTACTTGTTGTGTCTGTTCTTCTGGTGACAATGCATCGTGATTCCTCGCACCGAGGGCTTCATGATGTCTTTACGGAAACTGCGACTGTGAAAGGGTAG
- a CDS encoding phytoene desaturase family protein produces the protein MVRVAVVGAGPNGLTAAAVLAKAGVDVEVYEANSEPGGAARSSSEIFGSGTIVDLGAAGHPFGIASPAFSSLELERHGLRWLHAPHPMAHPLDDGPAAVLYSSLDATATQFAEASQDGARWRRLHSQLCLHIDDYLEDFLSPMLRVPRHPIKMARFGPVGLLPARTLASQVFAGEQAKALLAGSAAHAICPPSHPFTSAFGLLFSALGMTRGWPVAAGGSQSVIRALLSVVEEYGGRLHTGARISDLRELGRRDAIVLNVTAPQVLGITGFDMRPRVFRALKKWMPGTGVYKVDFLVDRPVPWLDPKVKDAGTVHVCGTMEDIQEAETLVHKGVMPKRPFVMVCQQQVADPSRGSHDRQVLWTYAHVPHGYRESYVGEVMDKIILQIERFAPGFRHSIVDFHLCSPQDLERGNGNLVGGDVAGGAMSGTQVLFRPRATRDPYVIGSSNDAPVVMAGSSTPPGAGVHGMAGYHAARRVLQLVAKAEKPFVPGIV, from the coding sequence ATGGTCAGAGTGGCCGTAGTAGGGGCAGGCCCAAACGGATTGACTGCTGCTGCTGTGCTAGCTAAGGCAGGCGTGGACGTCGAGGTTTATGAGGCAAATAGTGAGCCCGGCGGGGCGGCACGTTCGTCGAGCGAGATTTTTGGCAGCGGCACCATTGTTGACCTCGGGGCAGCTGGTCATCCGTTTGGAATAGCAAGCCCAGCGTTCTCTAGCCTGGAGCTCGAGCGACATGGCCTGCGTTGGCTTCATGCTCCCCACCCTATGGCGCATCCATTGGATGACGGCCCTGCTGCGGTGTTGTATTCCAGTCTGGATGCCACGGCGACTCAGTTTGCTGAGGCTTCGCAGGACGGAGCTCGCTGGCGTCGTCTACATTCACAACTGTGCCTGCATATCGACGACTATCTGGAGGACTTCCTCAGCCCAATGCTGCGCGTCCCCAGGCACCCGATCAAAATGGCACGATTTGGCCCAGTCGGCTTGTTGCCAGCTCGAACACTCGCCTCGCAGGTATTCGCCGGTGAACAAGCGAAGGCATTGCTCGCGGGGTCGGCGGCCCACGCGATTTGCCCACCGTCTCATCCTTTTACCAGTGCTTTTGGTCTCTTATTCAGTGCGCTCGGTATGACTCGAGGTTGGCCGGTGGCTGCTGGTGGCAGCCAGTCAGTCATTCGAGCGCTTTTATCTGTCGTGGAGGAATATGGCGGAAGACTTCACACTGGCGCGCGTATCAGCGATCTCCGTGAGCTTGGGCGGCGCGATGCGATTGTCCTCAATGTAACCGCGCCACAAGTGCTTGGAATTACCGGCTTTGATATGAGGCCGCGCGTGTTTCGGGCTCTGAAGAAGTGGATGCCCGGAACTGGCGTGTACAAGGTGGACTTCTTGGTTGATCGTCCGGTCCCCTGGTTGGACCCCAAGGTTAAGGACGCGGGAACCGTTCATGTCTGCGGCACGATGGAAGACATTCAAGAGGCAGAGACGCTTGTGCACAAGGGAGTGATGCCTAAGCGTCCGTTTGTCATGGTATGTCAGCAGCAGGTTGCCGATCCATCTCGAGGAAGCCATGATCGGCAGGTGTTGTGGACGTATGCGCACGTCCCCCATGGGTATCGGGAGTCCTATGTCGGGGAGGTCATGGATAAGATCATTCTCCAAATCGAAAGATTTGCGCCGGGCTTTCGGCACTCGATAGTCGACTTTCATTTGTGCAGCCCTCAGGATTTGGAGCGAGGAAACGGAAACCTTGTTGGCGGAGATGTTGCGGGCGGTGCAATGAGTGGAACGCAAGTGTTGTTTCGGCCCAGGGCTACTCGTGATCCATATGTCATTGGTTCTTCGAACGATGCGCCGGTTGTTATGGCCGGTAGCTCGACTCCGCCAGGGGCGGGAGTGCATGGCATGGCCGGTTACCACGCGGCGCGTCGTGTGCTCCAGCTGGTTGCTAAGGCGGAGAAGCCTTTCGTACCAGGTATTGTGTAG
- a CDS encoding DUF3068 domain-containing protein produces MLPKSRIFSALTVGLGVMLLAWGLLAPYFLHFDGRMPLDLRNTTLTLTDDQAKARIPQQDKVITVPVTRQYHAQFMDPVDTNSVTARIGVTTMRESNQDELDRLIDATVWSYRLDRFTGQALTDATMADQPASAAKQVPIDSLWVKFPSNAEQTTYQVFDPVLRDSAPAVFEEETQMGGRTIYRYHQEIKPTDVAARYSSVFNTIEVSSDADEEAATTANLYHSGTRDYYVDQVSGLIVDIKEQIDDYYGDSSGKKIEQALLFDGQGSQEQTDALVAQAATVPDGHVGRIVSYVILSLGILLTVLGLAGSFGIFKRKRTS; encoded by the coding sequence ATGCTTCCTAAGTCCCGCATCTTCTCTGCTCTGACCGTTGGCCTCGGCGTCATGCTGCTGGCTTGGGGATTGCTCGCTCCTTACTTCCTGCACTTTGATGGCCGCATGCCATTGGATCTTCGCAACACCACGCTTACGCTGACCGATGACCAGGCGAAGGCCCGCATTCCGCAGCAGGACAAGGTGATTACGGTGCCGGTGACGAGGCAGTACCACGCGCAGTTCATGGATCCTGTGGACACTAATTCTGTGACGGCGCGTATTGGCGTCACCACGATGCGGGAGAGCAACCAGGATGAGCTGGATCGCCTGATTGATGCGACCGTGTGGAGCTACCGCCTCGATCGCTTCACGGGCCAGGCACTGACGGATGCGACGATGGCTGATCAGCCGGCGAGCGCCGCGAAGCAGGTGCCGATCGATTCGTTGTGGGTGAAGTTCCCCTCCAACGCAGAGCAAACCACCTACCAGGTCTTCGACCCCGTCCTGCGCGATTCGGCGCCGGCGGTATTCGAGGAGGAGACCCAGATGGGCGGTCGCACCATCTACCGCTACCACCAGGAGATCAAGCCTACGGATGTGGCCGCCCGGTATTCCTCGGTGTTCAACACCATCGAGGTCTCCAGCGACGCCGACGAGGAGGCGGCCACCACCGCGAACCTCTACCACTCCGGCACCCGCGACTACTACGTGGACCAGGTCAGCGGGCTCATCGTCGACATCAAGGAGCAGATCGACGACTACTACGGCGACTCCAGCGGCAAGAAGATCGAGCAGGCGCTGCTTTTCGACGGCCAAGGCTCGCAGGAGCAGACCGACGCGCTCGTCGCGCAGGCGGCGACGGTCCCCGACGGGCACGTGGGGCGTATCGTCAGCTATGTCATCCTTTCATTGGGAATTCTGCTCACGGTTTTGGGTCTGGCGGGGTCTTTCGGTATCTTCAAGCGCAAGAGAACTTCATAG
- the rpoB gene encoding DNA-directed RNA polymerase subunit beta, with the protein MLEGPILAVSRQTKADIPGAPKRKSFAKITEPIEVPGLLDIQLDSFAWLIGTPEWRARKQEELGEGVRVTSGLEDILEELSPIQDYSGNMSLSLSEPRFEDMKNTIDEAKEKDINYSAPLYVTAEFINNDTQEIKSQTVFIGDFPMMTDKGTFIVNGTERVVVSQLVRSPGVYFDQTIDKSTERPLHSVKVIPSRGAWLEFDVDKRDTVGVRIDRKRRQPVTVLLKALGWTTEQITERFGFSEIMMSTLEADGVANTDEALLEIYRKQRPGEQPTRDLAQSLLDNSFFRAKRYDLAKVGRYKVNRKLGLGGDNDGLMTLTEEDIATTLEYLVRLHAGETSMTSPTGVVIPVETDDIDHFGNRRLRTVGELIQNQVRVGLSRMERVVRERMTTQDAESITPTSLINVRPVSAAIREFFGTSQMSQFMDQNNSLSGLTNKRRLSALGPGGLSRERAGIEVRDVHASHYGRMCPIETPEGPNIGLIGALASYARVNPFGFIETPYRKVENGKLTDQIDYLTADEEDRYRVAQAKTAVDAEGNIIDERVTVRMKNGDIAVVSGDEIDYMDVSPRQMVSVATAMIPFLEHDDANRALMGANMQRQAVPLVRSEAPLVGTGMELRAAYDAGDLIINKKAGVVENVCADFITVMDDNGIRDTYQLRKFERTNQGTCYNQKPLVNIGDRVEEGQVLADGPGTKDGEMSLGRNLLVAFMPWEGHNYEDAIILNQRVVEEDILTSIHIEEHEIDARDTKLGAEEITREIPNVSEDVLKDLDERGIVRIGADVRDGDILVGKVTPKGETELTPEERLLRAIFGEKAREVRDTSMKVPHGETGKVIGVRRFSREDDDDLAPGVNEMIRVYVAQKRKIQDGDKLAGRHGNKGVVGKILPQEDMPFLPDGTPVDIILNTHGVPRRMNIGQVLEVHLGWLAAAGWKIDTEDPANAELMNMLPEDLYDVPAGTLTATPVFDGASNEELAGLLANSRPNRDGDVMVDANGKATLFDGRSGEPFPYPVSVGYMYMLKLHHLVDEKIHARSTGPYSMITQQPLGGKAQFGGQRFGEMEVWAMQAYGAAYTLQELLTIKSDDVVGRVKVYEAIVKGENIPDPGIPESFKVLLKELQSLCLNVEVLSADGTPMELSGSDDDEFDQAGASLGINLSRDERSDADIA; encoded by the coding sequence GTGCTGGAAGGACCCATCTTGGCAGTCTCCCGCCAGACCAAGGCCGACATCCCTGGGGCTCCAAAACGTAAGTCGTTTGCAAAGATTACGGAACCAATCGAGGTCCCGGGACTTCTTGATATTCAGCTTGACTCCTTTGCTTGGCTGATTGGCACGCCTGAATGGCGCGCACGCAAGCAGGAGGAGTTGGGTGAGGGCGTCCGCGTCACAAGCGGACTCGAGGACATCCTCGAGGAGCTCTCTCCAATCCAGGATTACTCTGGAAACATGTCTCTGTCTCTGTCAGAGCCGCGCTTCGAAGATATGAAAAACACCATCGACGAAGCCAAGGAGAAGGACATCAACTACTCGGCGCCACTGTATGTGACCGCTGAGTTCATCAACAATGACACCCAGGAGATCAAGTCCCAGACTGTCTTCATCGGCGATTTCCCGATGATGACGGACAAGGGAACGTTCATCGTCAACGGCACCGAGCGTGTCGTGGTCTCCCAGCTCGTGCGTTCGCCGGGTGTCTACTTCGATCAGACGATCGATAAGTCCACCGAGCGTCCGCTGCACTCCGTGAAGGTGATCCCTTCCCGTGGTGCATGGCTCGAGTTCGACGTGGACAAGCGTGATACCGTCGGCGTGCGCATTGACCGCAAGCGTCGCCAGCCGGTTACTGTCTTGCTGAAGGCTCTCGGATGGACCACCGAGCAGATTACGGAGCGCTTCGGCTTCTCCGAGATCATGATGTCCACCCTCGAGGCCGATGGCGTTGCCAACACCGACGAGGCACTGCTGGAGATCTACCGCAAGCAGCGTCCGGGCGAGCAGCCGACCCGCGACCTTGCGCAGTCCCTGCTGGACAACTCCTTCTTCCGCGCGAAGCGCTATGACCTGGCCAAGGTCGGCCGCTACAAGGTCAACCGCAAGCTGGGCCTGGGCGGCGACAACGACGGCCTCATGACCCTTACCGAGGAAGACATCGCCACCACCTTGGAGTACCTCGTGCGTTTGCACGCAGGTGAGACCTCCATGACCTCGCCGACCGGCGTGGTCATCCCGGTGGAGACCGACGACATCGACCACTTCGGCAACCGTCGTCTGCGCACCGTCGGCGAGCTCATCCAAAACCAGGTCCGCGTGGGCCTGTCCCGCATGGAGCGCGTCGTCCGCGAGCGCATGACCACCCAGGATGCGGAGTCGATCACTCCCACCTCCCTGATCAACGTGCGCCCGGTGTCTGCCGCCATCCGCGAGTTCTTCGGAACCTCCCAGATGTCGCAGTTCATGGACCAGAACAACTCCCTGTCCGGCCTGACCAACAAGCGCCGTCTGTCCGCTCTTGGCCCGGGCGGTCTGTCCCGCGAGCGCGCCGGCATCGAGGTCCGCGACGTTCACGCTTCTCACTACGGCCGCATGTGCCCGATTGAGACCCCAGAAGGCCCGAACATCGGTCTGATCGGTGCCTTGGCTTCCTATGCCCGCGTGAACCCCTTCGGCTTCATCGAGACCCCGTACCGCAAGGTGGAAAACGGCAAGCTCACCGATCAGATTGATTACCTGACCGCCGATGAGGAAGACCGCTACCGCGTGGCCCAGGCCAAGACCGCCGTCGACGCCGAGGGCAACATCATCGACGAACGCGTGACCGTTCGTATGAAAAACGGCGACATCGCCGTGGTCTCCGGCGATGAGATCGACTACATGGACGTCTCCCCACGCCAGATGGTCTCCGTTGCTACCGCAATGATTCCGTTCCTCGAGCACGACGACGCTAACCGTGCCCTCATGGGTGCGAACATGCAGCGCCAGGCCGTGCCGCTGGTTCGCTCCGAGGCTCCGCTGGTGGGTACCGGCATGGAGCTGCGCGCCGCCTACGACGCTGGCGACCTCATCATCAACAAGAAGGCTGGCGTTGTCGAAAACGTCTGCGCCGACTTCATCACGGTCATGGATGACAACGGCATCCGCGACACCTACCAGCTGCGCAAGTTCGAGCGCACCAACCAGGGCACCTGCTACAACCAGAAGCCGCTGGTCAACATCGGCGACCGCGTCGAAGAAGGCCAGGTGCTGGCCGACGGCCCAGGCACCAAGGACGGCGAAATGTCGCTCGGCCGCAACCTGCTGGTTGCGTTCATGCCGTGGGAAGGCCACAACTACGAGGACGCCATCATCCTCAACCAGCGCGTGGTGGAGGAGGACATCCTGACCTCTATCCACATCGAAGAGCACGAGATCGATGCCCGCGACACCAAGCTTGGTGCCGAGGAAATCACCCGTGAGATCCCGAACGTGTCTGAGGATGTGCTCAAGGACCTCGACGAGCGCGGCATCGTCCGCATCGGCGCCGATGTGCGCGACGGCGACATCCTGGTCGGTAAGGTCACCCCGAAGGGCGAGACCGAGCTGACCCCGGAGGAGCGCCTGCTGCGCGCCATCTTCGGCGAGAAGGCCCGCGAGGTGCGCGACACCTCCATGAAGGTGCCTCACGGCGAGACCGGTAAGGTCATCGGCGTTCGTCGCTTCTCCCGCGAGGACGACGACGATCTGGCACCGGGTGTCAACGAGATGATTCGCGTCTACGTGGCCCAGAAGCGCAAGATCCAGGACGGCGACAAGCTCGCCGGCCGCCACGGTAACAAGGGTGTCGTGGGCAAGATCCTGCCGCAGGAGGACATGCCATTCCTGCCGGACGGCACCCCGGTCGACATCATCTTGAACACCCACGGTGTGCCGCGTCGTATGAACATCGGCCAGGTGCTCGAGGTTCACTTGGGCTGGCTGGCTGCTGCTGGTTGGAAGATCGACACCGAGGATCCGGCTAACGCCGAGCTGATGAACATGCTGCCGGAGGATCTCTACGACGTCCCGGCTGGCACGCTCACTGCAACCCCGGTGTTCGACGGTGCCTCCAATGAGGAGCTGGCAGGCCTGCTTGCCAACTCCCGCCCGAACCGCGACGGCGATGTCATGGTCGACGCTAACGGCAAGGCCACCTTGTTCGACGGTCGTTCCGGCGAGCCTTTCCCGTACCCGGTGTCTGTTGGCTACATGTACATGCTCAAGCTGCACCACCTGGTCGACGAGAAGATCCACGCTCGTTCCACCGGCCCGTACTCCATGATTACCCAGCAGCCGCTGGGTGGTAAGGCCCAGTTCGGTGGCCAGCGCTTCGGCGAAATGGAGGTGTGGGCCATGCAGGCATACGGCGCTGCCTACACCCTGCAGGAGCTGCTGACGATCAAGTCCGACGACGTGGTCGGCCGCGTCAAGGTCTACGAGGCCATTGTGAAGGGCGAAAACATCCCGGATCCGGGCATCCCGGAGTCCTTCAAGGTGTTGCTCAAGGAGCTTCAGTCCCTGTGCCTGAACGTGGAGGTCCTCTCCGCGGACGGCACCCCGATGGAACTGTCCGGCTCCGACGACGATGAGTTCGACCAGGCAGGTGCCTCGCTCGGCATCAACCTGTCGCGCGACGAGCGTTCCGACGCCGACATCGCCTAA